One window of the Natrinema sp. CBA1119 genome contains the following:
- a CDS encoding archaemetzincin family Zn-dependent metalloprotease, whose product MLVDIVPVGNVPAEVKRAASTALRSVYDCDVSVNDSQSVPNGAYDSDRNQYSAETFIQLAERVGRGTKNIAITPHDLFYRRRNYVFGLAYLDGSGSVVSTYRLQTSSDGGFSNQSAADIFEDRVRKEIVHEIGHTYGLEHCDNNRCVMNFSPTVREVDIKEENLCGSCQRLIS is encoded by the coding sequence ATGCTCGTCGATATCGTGCCGGTCGGCAACGTCCCCGCCGAGGTCAAGCGGGCGGCCTCCACCGCGTTGCGATCGGTCTACGACTGCGACGTGTCGGTCAACGACTCGCAGTCGGTCCCCAACGGAGCCTACGACTCCGATCGAAACCAGTACTCCGCCGAGACGTTCATTCAGCTCGCCGAGCGGGTCGGCCGCGGCACCAAAAACATCGCGATCACTCCTCACGACCTCTTCTACCGACGGCGCAACTACGTCTTCGGACTGGCCTACCTCGACGGCAGCGGGAGCGTCGTCTCGACCTACCGGCTGCAGACCTCGAGCGACGGCGGCTTCTCGAACCAGAGCGCCGCCGACATCTTCGAAGACCGCGTCCGCAAAGAGATCGTCCACGAGATCGGCCATACCTACGGCCTCGAGCACTGTGACAACAACCGCTGTGTCATGAACTTCTCGCCGACCGTCCGCGAAGTCGACATCAAAGAGGAGAATCTCTGCGGGAGCTGTCAGCGACTGATTAGCTAA
- a CDS encoding TIGR01548 family HAD-type hydrolase: MNADAVVLDIDGVLVDVADSYRRAIVESVDAVYDRTIRKDDIQLFKDAGGFNNDWELTDAAALYILATEEGYRDSLEEYTDGIAAAGGGLEAAETVVREAIGARATQRVTNRWDRERLRDVFQQLYLGDELYRGLEDGEPDLERETPGFIHDEPVLLDAEARDRLLEGDDVGVLTGRPEAEAEIALDRVGLDDAIPVEHRFTMDDWEEGKPHPRALTTLADRFDAESVVFVGDTLDDIRTAVNAGDADSTREYRGIGVLTGGLTGEEGRRKYEREGAAAVIESINALPDLLES; encoded by the coding sequence ATGAACGCAGATGCCGTCGTCCTCGATATCGACGGGGTACTCGTCGACGTGGCCGACTCCTACCGGCGAGCGATCGTCGAATCCGTCGACGCGGTCTACGACCGGACGATCCGCAAGGACGACATTCAGTTGTTCAAAGACGCGGGCGGGTTCAACAACGACTGGGAACTGACGGACGCCGCCGCGCTCTACATCCTCGCGACCGAGGAGGGCTATCGCGACTCGCTCGAGGAGTACACCGACGGGATCGCCGCGGCGGGCGGCGGCCTCGAGGCGGCCGAAACCGTCGTCCGCGAGGCGATCGGCGCGCGGGCGACCCAGCGCGTGACGAACCGCTGGGACCGCGAGCGGCTCCGCGACGTCTTTCAGCAACTGTATCTCGGCGACGAACTCTATCGCGGCCTCGAGGACGGCGAACCCGACCTCGAGCGTGAAACGCCGGGCTTCATCCACGACGAGCCGGTGTTGCTCGACGCCGAGGCGAGAGATCGGCTGCTCGAGGGGGACGACGTCGGCGTCCTGACCGGTCGGCCGGAAGCCGAAGCCGAGATCGCGCTGGACCGAGTCGGGCTCGACGACGCGATTCCGGTCGAACACCGCTTTACGATGGACGACTGGGAGGAGGGGAAGCCCCATCCGCGGGCGTTGACGACGCTCGCGGATCGATTCGACGCCGAGTCGGTCGTCTTCGTCGGCGACACGCTGGACGATATCCGGACGGCGGTCAACGCCGGCGACGCCGATTCGACCCGGGAGTACCGCGGAATCGGCGTGCTGACCGGCGGGCTGACCGGCGAGGAGGGACGGCGGAAGTACGAGCGCGAGGGCGCGGCGGCGGTCATCGAGTCGATCAACGCGCTACCGGACCTGCTCGAGTCGTAG
- a CDS encoding metalloprotease family protein, whose product MNAEYVTYALAAVLAVAVLAVVVVGITVLARFLFRLFTAPGVVVHEFAHKQACDLVGIPVLEVAYFRFDDPPGYVRHVTPERYRASFVVSVAPFLVNTVVAFAAFLGLTALVTAVGDLRTVPNGTIAAATVLGWLGLSIGMHAFPSRGDANVLWTRSRAEWRRSPRVLLGVPIVIVIYVANLLSWLWADVLYAIGLFVLAAWVVGLGPL is encoded by the coding sequence GTGAACGCCGAGTACGTCACCTACGCGCTCGCAGCCGTGCTCGCCGTTGCGGTGCTGGCGGTGGTAGTCGTTGGTATCACCGTCCTCGCTCGATTCCTGTTCCGGCTCTTTACGGCCCCGGGCGTCGTCGTCCACGAGTTCGCCCATAAACAGGCCTGCGACCTCGTCGGAATCCCCGTCCTCGAGGTCGCGTACTTCCGGTTCGATGATCCGCCGGGGTATGTCCGACACGTCACGCCCGAGCGGTATCGGGCGTCGTTCGTCGTCAGCGTCGCGCCGTTTCTCGTCAACACGGTGGTCGCGTTCGCCGCGTTCCTGGGTCTCACAGCGCTCGTCACGGCGGTCGGTGATCTCCGGACCGTCCCGAACGGGACGATCGCCGCCGCAACCGTCCTCGGCTGGCTGGGGCTCTCGATCGGGATGCACGCGTTTCCGAGCAGAGGGGACGCGAACGTTCTCTGGACTCGGTCGCGCGCCGAGTGGCGGAGGTCGCCGAGGGTGTTACTCGGTGTTCCGATCGTCATCGTGATCTACGTCGCGAACCTGCTCTCGTGGCTCTGGGCGGACGTACTCTACGCGATCGGCCTGTTCGTCCTGGCGGCGTGGGTCGTGGGGCTCGGCCCGCTCTGA
- a CDS encoding ribosome biogenesis/translation initiation ATPase RLI: MADDSIAVVDLDRCQPDRCSYECKNYCPPNRTGKECITLRGEEAAEGQPEQIHISEEICLGETCGICVEKCPFDAIEIINLPQELQDEPVHRYGENAFSLYGLPAPQEGQVTGILGPNGIGKTTAVRILAGELEPNLGRHEEEPGWDEVLEAYRGTELQDYIADVRDGDITIARKPQYVDQIPNSFDGNTRQLLERTDERDALDELVERLEIGPVMEQSIDDLSGGELQRVAIAATLARDTDFYFLDEVTPYLDIGQRVTAARLIRELAEEAGKSVLVVEHDLAILDLLADTLHVAYGEPGAYGVITSPKSVRNGINEYLSGYLDNENMRIRPDPIEFEEHAPRTETYGDPLVEYPDLTKSYGEGEFSLEVEGGGIRENEVLGVVGPNGIGKSTFAKLLTGNLTPDGGDTDLDLDISYKPQYVTIDQHMRVDAFLSSITDQFGSSYWNTEIAQPLQLERIMEQNLSDLSGGERQRVAIAACLSDSADLYLLDEPSAHLDVEQRVQASKAIRRYAEQQDATVMVIDHDIYMMDLLADRLMVFDGEPAVHGRAGQPQPMRDGMNEFLANLEVTFRRDERTSRPRINKPDSQLDSQQKSEGEYYYAP, translated from the coding sequence ATGGCGGACGACAGCATCGCCGTCGTAGACTTAGACCGGTGTCAGCCCGATCGGTGCAGCTACGAGTGCAAGAACTACTGCCCGCCGAATCGAACCGGGAAGGAGTGTATCACCCTCCGCGGCGAGGAGGCTGCCGAGGGCCAGCCCGAACAGATCCACATCTCCGAGGAGATCTGTCTGGGCGAGACCTGTGGCATCTGCGTCGAGAAGTGTCCCTTCGACGCGATCGAGATTATCAACCTCCCGCAGGAACTCCAGGACGAGCCCGTCCACCGCTACGGCGAGAACGCCTTCTCGCTGTACGGCCTCCCCGCGCCACAGGAGGGCCAGGTCACCGGGATCCTCGGTCCCAACGGGATCGGAAAGACGACCGCCGTCCGCATTCTGGCCGGCGAACTCGAGCCGAACCTCGGCCGCCACGAGGAGGAACCGGGCTGGGACGAGGTGCTCGAGGCCTATCGCGGAACCGAACTGCAGGACTACATCGCGGACGTGCGCGACGGCGACATCACGATCGCGAGAAAGCCCCAGTACGTCGATCAGATCCCGAACAGTTTCGACGGGAACACCCGACAGCTGCTCGAGCGAACCGACGAGCGCGATGCGCTTGACGAACTGGTCGAACGGCTCGAGATCGGGCCGGTCATGGAGCAGTCGATCGACGACCTCTCGGGCGGGGAGCTCCAGCGGGTCGCCATCGCGGCCACGCTCGCCCGCGATACGGACTTTTACTTCCTCGACGAGGTCACGCCGTATCTGGATATCGGCCAGCGCGTGACTGCGGCGCGGCTGATCCGTGAACTCGCCGAGGAAGCGGGGAAGTCGGTACTCGTCGTCGAACACGACCTCGCGATTCTCGACTTGCTCGCGGACACGCTCCACGTCGCCTACGGTGAGCCGGGTGCGTACGGCGTCATCACCTCGCCGAAATCGGTCCGCAACGGGATCAACGAGTACCTCTCGGGCTACCTCGACAACGAGAACATGCGGATCCGGCCAGATCCCATCGAGTTCGAGGAGCACGCGCCCCGAACCGAAACCTACGGCGACCCGCTCGTGGAGTACCCCGACCTCACCAAGAGCTACGGCGAGGGCGAGTTCTCCCTCGAGGTCGAGGGCGGCGGGATTCGCGAGAACGAAGTGCTGGGAGTCGTCGGTCCGAACGGGATCGGGAAGTCGACGTTCGCGAAATTGCTCACCGGGAACCTCACGCCCGACGGCGGCGATACCGACCTCGATCTCGATATCTCCTACAAGCCCCAGTACGTCACGATCGACCAGCACATGCGGGTCGACGCGTTCCTCTCGTCGATCACGGACCAGTTCGGTTCCTCGTACTGGAACACCGAGATCGCCCAGCCGCTCCAGTTAGAGCGGATCATGGAGCAGAACCTGTCGGATCTCTCCGGCGGCGAACGCCAGCGGGTGGCCATCGCGGCCTGCCTGTCGGACTCGGCCGACCTCTACTTGCTCGACGAACCCTCGGCCCACCTCGACGTCGAACAGCGAGTGCAGGCCTCCAAGGCGATTCGGCGCTACGCCGAACAGCAAGACGCCACCGTGATGGTTATCGACCACGACATCTACATGATGGATCTGCTCGCGGATCGACTGATGGTTTTCGACGGCGAGCCCGCGGTTCACGGTCGTGCCGGCCAGCCACAACCGATGCGCGACGGCATGAACGAGTTCCTCGCGAACCTCGAGGTGACCTTCCGCCGGGACGAGCGCACCTCGCGGCCGCGGATCAACAAGCCCGACTCGCAGCTGGATAGTCAGCAGAAAAGCGAGGGCGAGTACTACTACGCGCCGTAG
- a CDS encoding response regulator, with the protein MSPPIEDAITILLVEPNPGDARLFSESFEDANIASDIHTVTDGEAALDFVHQRNDHAESPRPDMILLDVHLPDVDGSDILSELKSERALRSIPVIVLTSSASEEDIARSYDLHANAYVQKPVEPDEFIDLGRSFENFWLTFVRLPGE; encoded by the coding sequence ATGTCTCCACCGATCGAGGACGCGATCACCATTCTGCTGGTCGAACCCAACCCCGGCGACGCGCGGCTGTTCTCAGAATCGTTCGAGGACGCAAACATCGCAAGCGACATTCACACGGTCACCGACGGCGAAGCGGCGCTCGATTTCGTCCACCAGCGCAACGACCACGCCGAGAGCCCGCGTCCAGACATGATTCTGCTGGACGTGCACCTCCCCGATGTCGACGGCTCCGATATCCTCTCCGAACTCAAGTCCGAACGGGCGCTGCGGTCGATCCCCGTGATCGTGCTGACGAGTTCGGCGTCGGAAGAGGACATCGCCCGTTCGTACGACCTCCACGCGAACGCGTACGTCCAGAAACCGGTCGAACCCGACGAATTCATCGACCTCGGCCGCTCGTTCGAAAATTTCTGGCTGACCTTCGTGCGTCTCCCCGGCGAATAA
- a CDS encoding UPF0146 family protein codes for MAHSRRNLETMNDHLARYERAVEIGIGRRTDSARALAERGVSVTATDIYDRDVPEGVQFVRDDIVDPDPAIYASVDVVYARNLPPELHRPALEAARNADADFLFTTLGGDQPAVSVERKTIAEGTLYVARALPSASE; via the coding sequence GTGGCCCACTCTCGCCGGAATCTCGAGACCATGAACGATCACCTCGCGCGCTACGAGCGCGCCGTCGAGATCGGGATCGGTCGCCGGACCGACTCCGCTCGAGCGCTCGCGGAACGGGGAGTGTCGGTCACCGCGACCGACATATACGATCGCGACGTACCGGAGGGGGTACAGTTCGTTCGCGACGATATCGTCGATCCCGACCCCGCGATTTACGCGAGTGTAGACGTGGTGTACGCGCGAAACCTGCCGCCGGAACTCCACCGGCCGGCGCTCGAGGCGGCCCGCAACGCCGACGCCGATTTCCTGTTTACGACGCTGGGCGGTGACCAGCCCGCAGTGTCGGTCGAACGGAAGACGATCGCAGAGGGGACGCTGTACGTCGCTCGAGCGCTGCCGTCAGCTTCGGAGTGA